A stretch of Trichomycterus rosablanca isolate fTriRos1 chromosome 8, fTriRos1.hap1, whole genome shotgun sequence DNA encodes these proteins:
- the nocta gene encoding nocturnin isoform X2 — protein sequence MGSSSSIRFFSTLAQSLSSAPLEHTHTDADECDLEQSDPDALLRECEEVLRNRPPRPHRDFVRTRASASHNPQIRVMQWNILAQALGEGKDGFVRCPMEALNWAERKYLILEEILTYRPDIVCLQEVDHYYDTFQPVLSSLGYQSSFCPKPYSPCLDVRGNNGPDGCALFFSRQRFRLLRAHHLRLSAMALKTNQVAIVATLQCRITDQIFCVAVTHLKARSGWETFRGAQGLNLLQQLNGISSTESKEQEQSIPLLVCGDFNAEPGEEVYQCFLNSPLGLDSAYRSLSADGTTEPSFTTWKIRPSGESCSTLDYVWYSRHRFSVDAVLNMPSEEQIGPDRLPSYHYPSDHLSLVCDFSFIQEPHRLM from the exons ATGGGCAGTAGCAGCAGTATTAGGTTCTTCAGTACTTTGGCTCAGTCTCTCAGCAGTGCACctctggaacacacacacacagacgctgATGAATGCGATTTAGAGCAGAGCGACCCTGACGCCCTCCTACGCGAATGTGAGGAGGTGCTGAGGAACCGACCGCCACGCCCACACAGAGATTTCGTCAGGACCAGAGCCAGCGCCTCTCACAACCCGCAGATCCGTGTCATGCAGTGGAACATTCTAGCACAAG CTCTAGGTGAGGGCAAAGATGGATTTGTGCGTTGCCCGATGGAGGCATTAAACTGGGCTGAGAGGAAGTACTTGATCCTAGAGGAGATTCTGACCTACAGACCAGACATTGTGTGCTTACAGGAAGTGGACCACTACTACGACACTTTCCAACCTGTCCTGTCCAGTCTGGGCTACCAGAGTAGTTTCTGTCCTAAGCCTTATTCGCCATGCCTGGATGTTCGGGGCAACAATGGCCCTGATGGCTGCGCCCTGTTTTTTAGCCGGCAGAGATTTCGTCTGCTCCGTGCCCATCATCTACGCCTTTCAGCCATGGCACTCAAGACCAACCAAGTCGCCATCGTGGCTACACTTCAGTGTCGCATCACGGACCAGATTTTCTGTGTTGCAGTGACCCATCTGAAGGCGAGGAGTGGCTGGGAGACCTTCCGTGGAGCCCAGGGTTTAAACCTCCTACAGCAGCTAAATGGAATAAGCAGCACAGAGTCTAAAGAGCAGGAGCAAAGCATACCTTTGCTGGTATGTGGAGATTTTAACGCAGAACCGGGTGAGGAGGTGTATCAGTGCTTTCTCAACTCTCCGCTCGGCCTGGACAGCGCCTACCGGTCTCTGAGTGCAGACGGCACCACAGAACCATCGTTCACCACCTGGAAGATTCGGCCGAGCGGAGAGAGCTGCTCCACACTCGACTATGTATGGTACTCGCGCCACAGATTCAGCGTGGATGCTGTATTGAACATGCCCAGCGAGGAGCAAATCGGCCCAGACCGTCTGCCCTCGTACCACTATCCTTCAGATCATCTTTCACTAGTCTGTGACTTCAGCTTCATTCAGGAGCCCCATAGGCTTATGTAG
- the c1qtnf2 gene encoding complement C1q tumor necrosis factor-related protein 2: MGSSGARHCCTVLWIWLATYLLSLSFVLSVKPAIKKEHNLTIHSSQLVCSLPGPQGPQGSPGSLGPNGSPGQMGLPGADGKDGRDGDRGEKGDKGEQGRIGNPGKPGLKGQQGVVGRAGPKGLKGTQGSSGKRGPSGLKGEMGDSGETGTPGGCDCGLQGRSAFSVAITKSYPKERMPIQFDRILMNEGSHYNASSGKFTCVVPGVYYFSYDITLANKHLAIGLVHNGQYKIKTFDANTGNYDVASGSTVLRLQKGDQVWLQIFYSEQNGLFFDPFWTDSLFSGFLIYADQNSPRQVNITASSGSS, from the exons ATGGGGTCCAGCGGTGCACG TCACTGCTGCACTGTGCTTTGGATCTGGCTGGCCACATACCTGCTGTCCCTGTCCTTCGTTCTATCAGTGAAACCTGCTATAAAGAAAGAGCACAACTTAACTATTCATTCCTCCCAGCTGGTGTGCAGTCTGCCAGGGCCTCAAGGCCCTCAAGGCAGTCCTGGATCTCTGGGGCCCAATGGCAGCCCCGGCCAGATGGGTTTACCTGGTGCTGATGGGAAGGATGGCAGGGATGGGGACAGGGGGGAGAAAGGAGACAAAG gAGAACAAGGCCGCATTGGGAACCCCGGAAAACCAGGATTGAAAGGTCAGCAGGGAGTTGTGGGAAGAGCAGGGCCGAAGGGTCTAAAAGGCACACAAGGCTCATCTGGCAAGCGTGGACCCAGTGGGCTAAAGGGTGAAATGGGAGATTCGGGTGAAACCGGTACCCCTGGTGGCTGTGATTGTGGTTTGCAGGGGCGTTCTGCTTTCTCAGTTGCAATTACCAAAAGTTATCCCAAAGAACGTATGCCCATCCAATTCGATCGCATTTTAATGAATGAAGGCAGCCATTACAATGCCAGCAGTGGTAAGTTCACCTGTGTGGTCCCAGGTGTTTACTACTTTAGCTATGACATCACATTGGCCAATAAACACTTAGCAATAGGGCTCGTGCACAATGGGCAGTACAAGATCAAGACTTTTGACGCCAACACAGGGAACTATGATGTAGCATCAGGATCAACTGTGCTTCGACTGCAAAAAGGAGACCAGGTGTGGCTTCAGATCTTCTACTCTGAGCAGAACGGGTTGTTCTTTGATCCATTTTGGACTGACAGTCTGTTCTCAGGATTTCTCATTTATGCAGATCAGAATTCTCCCAGGCAGGTGAATATCACTGCTAGTTCTGGGTCCTCCTGA
- the nocta gene encoding nocturnin isoform X1, protein MVPVRRCSSLIQRDFATLCFSSLGVAPTKTPVAISSVRHDQNHCETSSTGLNHLSTSHSTPSNHLCPMGSSSSIRFFSTLAQSLSSAPLEHTHTDADECDLEQSDPDALLRECEEVLRNRPPRPHRDFVRTRASASHNPQIRVMQWNILAQALGEGKDGFVRCPMEALNWAERKYLILEEILTYRPDIVCLQEVDHYYDTFQPVLSSLGYQSSFCPKPYSPCLDVRGNNGPDGCALFFSRQRFRLLRAHHLRLSAMALKTNQVAIVATLQCRITDQIFCVAVTHLKARSGWETFRGAQGLNLLQQLNGISSTESKEQEQSIPLLVCGDFNAEPGEEVYQCFLNSPLGLDSAYRSLSADGTTEPSFTTWKIRPSGESCSTLDYVWYSRHRFSVDAVLNMPSEEQIGPDRLPSYHYPSDHLSLVCDFSFIQEPHRLM, encoded by the exons ATGGTCCCTGTAAGGCGCTGCTCTTCGCTTATCCAGAGGGATTTCGCTACGCTTTGTTTCTCGTCACTGGGAGTAGCACCGACAAAAACACCGGTAGCGATCAGTTCGGTACGACACGATCAGAACCACTGTGAAACCTCATCTACTGGCCTGAATCACCTTAGCACCAGCCATTCAACTCCGTCAAACCACT TGTGTCCAATGGGCAGTAGCAGCAGTATTAGGTTCTTCAGTACTTTGGCTCAGTCTCTCAGCAGTGCACctctggaacacacacacacagacgctgATGAATGCGATTTAGAGCAGAGCGACCCTGACGCCCTCCTACGCGAATGTGAGGAGGTGCTGAGGAACCGACCGCCACGCCCACACAGAGATTTCGTCAGGACCAGAGCCAGCGCCTCTCACAACCCGCAGATCCGTGTCATGCAGTGGAACATTCTAGCACAAG CTCTAGGTGAGGGCAAAGATGGATTTGTGCGTTGCCCGATGGAGGCATTAAACTGGGCTGAGAGGAAGTACTTGATCCTAGAGGAGATTCTGACCTACAGACCAGACATTGTGTGCTTACAGGAAGTGGACCACTACTACGACACTTTCCAACCTGTCCTGTCCAGTCTGGGCTACCAGAGTAGTTTCTGTCCTAAGCCTTATTCGCCATGCCTGGATGTTCGGGGCAACAATGGCCCTGATGGCTGCGCCCTGTTTTTTAGCCGGCAGAGATTTCGTCTGCTCCGTGCCCATCATCTACGCCTTTCAGCCATGGCACTCAAGACCAACCAAGTCGCCATCGTGGCTACACTTCAGTGTCGCATCACGGACCAGATTTTCTGTGTTGCAGTGACCCATCTGAAGGCGAGGAGTGGCTGGGAGACCTTCCGTGGAGCCCAGGGTTTAAACCTCCTACAGCAGCTAAATGGAATAAGCAGCACAGAGTCTAAAGAGCAGGAGCAAAGCATACCTTTGCTGGTATGTGGAGATTTTAACGCAGAACCGGGTGAGGAGGTGTATCAGTGCTTTCTCAACTCTCCGCTCGGCCTGGACAGCGCCTACCGGTCTCTGAGTGCAGACGGCACCACAGAACCATCGTTCACCACCTGGAAGATTCGGCCGAGCGGAGAGAGCTGCTCCACACTCGACTATGTATGGTACTCGCGCCACAGATTCAGCGTGGATGCTGTATTGAACATGCCCAGCGAGGAGCAAATCGGCCCAGACCGTCTGCCCTCGTACCACTATCCTTCAGATCATCTTTCACTAGTCTGTGACTTCAGCTTCATTCAGGAGCCCCATAGGCTTATGTAG
- the slu7 gene encoding pre-mRNA-splicing factor SLU7: MQQIEEAAPSQEGVVDLEEPKKMTREDWRKKKELEEQRKLGNAPAEVDEEGKDINPHIPQYISSVPWYIDPSKRPTLKHQRPQEETQHQFSAIGDWYKRGVQDKSVSTKYRKGACENCGAMTHKKKDCLERPRKVGAKFSGTDIVPDEHHQIQLSLDYDGKRDRWNGYDPEEHMRIVEEYAKVDLAKRTLKAQRLQEELATGKLDQSEREHNSEDEDEDKYADDIDMPGQNFDSKRRITVRNLRIREDTAKYLRNLDPNSAYYDPKTRAMRENPYSNTGIIPEEVGYAGDNFARYSGDTIGMAQSQLFAWEAYERGTEVHLQADPTKLELLHQSFRVKKEDFKEKQKESILERYGGQEHLDAPPRELLLAQTEDYVEYSRHGAVIKGQEKAIARSKYEEDVLINNHTCIWGSFWKDGYWGYKCCHSLVKQSYCTGEAGRKTTNTSCVPFDEGLEDEEEAPKTLLEMHQEKLKEKKKKNKKHKKKDTDSSDEEDEAKKKEKLKKALSVEEQRLKLVAEMMQLDERKRPYNSLKEVHEPTEEEMEAFRMKRYRPDDPMASFLNQ, encoded by the exons ATGCAGCAGATCGAAGAGGCTGCTCCGAGTCAGGAGGGGGTCGTGGATCTGGAGGAGCCCAAGAAAATGACCCGAGAAGATTGGAGAAAAAAGAAGGAGCTTGAAGAGCAAAGAAAACTGGGAAATGCTCCTGCTGAGGTTGATGAGGAGGGAAA GGACATCAACCCTCACATTCCGCAGTATATTTCATCCGTGCCATGGTATATTGACCCTTCCAAAAGACCTACACTCAAGCACCAGAGACCTCAGGAAGAGACACAACATCAGTTTTCAGCCATCGGAGATTGGTATAAGAGAGGCGTGCAGGAT aAATCTGTCAGCACAAAGTACAGAAAGGGGGCATGTGAGAATTGTGGTGCCATGACTCATAAGAAGAAGGACTGTCTTGAG CGACCCAGGAAGGTTGGGGCAAAGTTTTCTGGTACAGACATTGTTCCAGATGAGCACCACCAGATTCAGTTGTCCCTGGACTATGATGGGAAGAGAGACAGATGGAACGGCTATGACCCTGAGGAACACATGCGCATTGTGGAGGAATATGCTAAAGTTGACTTG GCGAAGCGAACTTTAAAAGCTCAGAGGCTGCAGGAGGAGTTGGCTACTGGGAAACTGGACCAGTCG GAGAGAGAACACAATagtgaagatgaagatgaggacAAGTATGCAGACGATATTGACATGCCTGGACAGAATTTCGATTCCAAGAGACGTATCACTGTGAGGAACCTGAGAATCAGAGAGGACACTGCTAAG TACCTGAGAAACCTGGACCCAAATTCAGCTTACTATGACCCAAAGACCCGAGCCATGAGGGAGAACCCATACTCCAACACCGGCATAATTCCAGAAGA GGTGGGGTATGCTGGCGACAATTTTGCCCGCTACAGTGGGGACACAATCGGCATGGCACAGTCTCAAT TGTTTGCCTGGGAGGCTTACGAGAGGGGTACAGAAGTGCACCTGCAAGCTGACCCCACCAAACTAGAGCTGCTACACCAGTCCTTCAGAGTCAAGAAGGAAGATTTTAAAGAGAAACAGAAAGAGAGCATTCTGGAAAGG TACGGGGGTCAGGAGCACCTGGATGCACCCCCAAGGGAGCTGCTTCTGGCTCAGACAGAGGACTATGTAGAATACTCTCGACATGGAGCAGTCATCAAAGGCCAGGAGAAAGCCATAGCACGATCGAAATATGAAGAGGATGTCCTTATTAATAACCACACC TGTATCTGGGGTTCTTTCTGGAAAGATGGATACTGGGGCTACAAATGCTGCCATTCTTTGGTCaaacagagttactgcacaggAGAGGCCGGCAGGAAAACAACA AACACCTCATGTGTTCCATTTGACGAAGGGTTAGAGGATGAAGAAGAGGCACCAAAGACACTTTTGGAG ATGCATCAAGAAAAGTTGaaggagaaaaagaagaagaacaagaagcatAAGAAGAAGGATACAGACAGTAGTGATGAGGAGGATGAagccaaaaagaaagaaaagctgaAAAAG GCGCTGAGTGTAGAGGAGCAGCGACTGAAGCTGGTAGCAGAGATGATGCAGCTGGATGAGAGAAAGAGACCCTACAACAGCCTGAAGGAGGTGCACGAGCCCACCGAGGAGGAGATGGAAGCCTTCCGGATGAAACGCTATCGACCTGATGACCCCATGGCTTCCTTCCTTAACCAGTGA